A single genomic interval of Lathyrus oleraceus cultivar Zhongwan6 chromosome 7, CAAS_Psat_ZW6_1.0, whole genome shotgun sequence harbors:
- the LOC127104332 gene encoding uncharacterized protein LOC127104332, which translates to MYAEKFEDMAAYSKQAMYAPDERWKIDQFLFGLRGEISHSVSQREFTSYAELLRKCYVVENSLKKVQEEMDQYRSGQRDQGRPGSQFRPRSQTFKGKQVQHARPNQPPQCQREGHMSKECPQNKNQMQGRSVGRVYTLDARKAKSNNDLIVGMCLVNNHHCFVLFDCGATYSFISIRCMKRLGLQAIPLSPHMVVTTAMDDVVETLLICKNCSLSVNGRIFQIDLICLPLKKVDVVLGMDWLSANSLFIGCKEKLIIIPSSEATPKDVLTTILEVFSEDVSSLPPEREVEISIDLIPGTTPISVSRVSPWGAPVLLVKKKDSSMRLCIDYCQLNKVTIKNKYPLPRIDDLLDQLKGVSVFTKIDLRSGYHQIRVMISDVPKTAFRTRYGHYEFLVMSFGVTNSPAVFMDYMNRIFQPYLDQFVVIFIDDILIYSRTPQDHGDHLRIVLSVL; encoded by the exons atgTATGCTGAGAAGTTCGAAGATATGGCTGCTTATTCTAAACAAGCTATGTACGCACCGGATGAGAGGTGGAAGATTGATCAGTTTCTTTTTGGTCTGAGGGGTGAAATTTCTCATAGTGTTTCTCAAAGGGAATTCACTTCTTATGCTGAATTGTTAAGGAAATGTTATGTGGTTGAGAATAGTTTGAAGAAAGTTCAAGAAGAAATGGATCAGTACAGGAGTGGACAGAGAGACCAAGGAAGGCCAGGAAGCCAGTTTAGGCCTAGATCTCAGACTTTCAAGGGAAAACAGGTGCAACATGCAAGACCTAATCAACCTCCTCAATGTCAA AGGGAGGGGCACATGTCTAAGGAATGTCCTCAGAATAAGAATCAGATGCAGGGGAGAAGCGTCGGTCGAGTTTATACCTTGGATGCAAGGAAGGCTAAGAGCAACAATGACTTAATTGTTGGTATGTGTCTCGTCAATAATCATCATTGTTTTGTATTATTTGATTGTGGGGCGACATACTCTTTTATATCAATTCGGTGCATGAAGCGTCTTGGCTTGCAAGCAATTCCCTTGTCTCCTCATATGGTGGTTACTACTGCCATGGATGATGTGGTTGAGACATTGTTGATTTGTAAAAATTGTTCGCTCTCGGTGAATGGTAGAATTTTCCAGATTGATCTTATTTGTTTACCACTTAAGAAGGTTGATGTGGTTTTGGGGATGGATTGGCTTTCCGCCAACTCGTTATTTATTGGTTGTAAAGAGAAGTTGATTATCATTCCATCTAGTGAAGCTACTCCAAAGGATGTGCTAACTACAATCTTGGAAG TTTTTTCTGAGGATGTCTCCTCTCTTCCTCCTGAAAGGGAAGTGGAAATCTCTATTGATCTGATACCTGGGACGACTCCAATCTCCGTCTCTCG TGTCTCACcatggggagctccagtgttaTTAGTAAAGAAGAAGGACAGTAGTATGCGGTTGTGTATTGATTATTGCCAGTTGAATAAAGTTACCATCAAGAACAAGTACCCTCTGCCAAGGATAGACGATTTGTTAGATCAGTTAAAAGGAGTCAGTGTGTTCACGAAGATTGATTTACGATCGGGCTATCATCAAATAAGAGTTATGATTTCGGATGTTCCAAAGACCGCATTTAGAACCCGATATGGCCATTATGAGTTCCTTGTAATGTCGTTTGGTGTAACGAATTCCCCAGCTGTTTTCATGGACTATATGAATCGGATATTCCAACCCTACTTGGACCAGTTCGTGGTGATCTTTATTGATGACATTCTTATTTATTCTCGTACTCCTCAAGATCACGGAGATCACCTAAGGATTGTTCTATCAGTACTGTAA